In Dehalococcoidia bacterium, the sequence TGCGCGCCAGGCGACGGACGAGTCCGGTTATGTCCTTCGGCCCCGTCTCCGGCAGCAAAAGCGCAAAGCCTCTGTCTCCGTAGCGGTAGACCCGGTCGATGTTGTGGCGCGTGTTCAGCAGCACCGAAGCCGTGGCCTTCAGGCCGAGCTGCCACTTGTCGTCTGCCCGGTAGTCGAACTTGGCCCGTCTCGAGTCGACACCCGCGAGCATTACCGCGAACTCGCGGCCGAACCGGCGCGAGCGCACGAGTTCGCGCTCTATCGACTCAGCCAGCAGGCGCTCCTGGTAGACGCCGGTCTCTTCGTCCACTTCCGATTGGAGCGCGAAGTGTCCGTTGAGCGCCAGGCTCTCTTTCTCCAGGACCGAAAGCTGACGCCTTGTCAACATGGCAGCAGCGGCAAGGGCAACCAGGCCTGCCAACTCCATCCACATCAGCTTCTCGAAGAGGACGTAGTCGCCCAGCTGCGCTCGGGCATAGTTCGGCCCGGCCCACACGACCGGCACCACCGCCAGGGCAATTGCCGGGGGTAGCCACATCGCTGCTCCGACGGTGACCAGCACCATGCCGACGCGGATGAGCATTCCGTCCGGGTCCTCGGCCGAAAGGGCGGAAACGCCGACGGCGAGCGACCAGAGCGCTACGACAGCGAACTGGAGAAGGAGACGCTTGCGTAGGGAGGCTTGCGCCATGGGTCCTCTACTCGTCGCGACCGGTGATCCGGAGGGCGACCGTCCCCGGGCCGGCTTCGAGGATTTCGATCCCCTGGCCGATCGCCTCGGCCAGCTCGCGGGCGAAGGCCTCGGCGCTGACCTGCGACCCGATCTCGACACGGAAGGTGACTTCCTCGCGCGCGTAGTCTGCCAGGGTTACGTTCTCAACCTTGCTCAGGCGCCCGAGCGCGCCGTCCAGGCTCAGGAGGCGGTCGAAGTCCGGTACCGGCGCTATGGTGAGCACCAGGCGGCCCTCGAGCATCGCGGCGCCGGAGCCTCCGGCCGATGTCGTGGCTCCGGCCTCTTCTTCGACCATGGAGGCCGTCGGGGCTGGCGTGTAGTCCGGGTGCGACCACAGCGGGAAGGGCGCGCCGGAGGCCGGCTCGTCCGGCTGGGGAGACGGCTCGAGGCTCTCGTCCTTGTCAGCGTGCCAGGCGTCCGAGGATCGCTCGTAGTCGGCCCCTGAGGCCGTAGCCGGCGACGGCCATTGAATGGCCCCGTCGTAGTGGTCTTCGCCCTGGTCTCCGGCGGCCTCCGGCTCAGCCTCGACGGGCCAGGCCTGGTCCGTCGCCTCCGGAGTCTCGCTCGCGCTCGGCCCGGCCCAGGCCTGCGCTTCGGCGTAGCCGGCGGCCGGTTCCCTGGCGGCGGACGCGGCTTCCGGCCCGATGACTTCTTCGGCTGGCCATACGTGCTCGGTCCACTCGGAGCGCGCGGTCTCCGCCGGCCCGAGCGCCTCGGGCCTGGACTCGGCCGCCACCGACACCTCCCCGGGCGCCTGCACTTCCGAGGGCGCCGCCTCTTCGACGGCCCAGGCCGACTGCCCCTCGTCTCGAGAGGACTCGTCAGTAGGGGAAGCAGGGGAGGAGGTGCTCCAGGCGGCCCAGGAAGCCTCCGGCTGCGGCTCCTCCTCTTCACTCTGCATGCCGGTCTGCTGGAGGTCAGCGGGCATCGCCACCTCAGCCCCCCGGTCGAGGCTGGCGAGTCGCGACTGGAGGCCCTTGATCAGCTCGGCGATGAGCTGGTAGTCGGCCTCGAGGCGGTCCAGCAGGGCCTGGGTGCCCGGATCCTCGGGCGCAGGGCGGCGCGCTTCGGCCGCGTGGGTCATGGCTTCCAGGGCGGCGGCTCGCGCGTCTTCGGCGGCGCGCTCGGCCGCGACCGCGGCCTCCTGGCTCGCCTTCAGCGATTGCTCGACCCTGGCGGCGGCTTCGTCGTCGACGCGGGCAGCCTCTGCGTGGAGGCCGTGCCGCGCCTCCGCGACTGCCATCTCGACGGACTCGGCGCTGCGCCGCGCGGCCTCTGCCGCTGCCTCGGCGGCCGCCGAGGCGGCGCGGCTGGCCTCGACCGAGGCCTCGATGCGCTCCAGCGCCTCATCGGTCTTCCGGCGCGCTTCCTCGGCGGCCTCGCGGGCGGTAGCCAGGGCCTCGTTGGCTGCCCGGACTGCCTCGTCGATCTGCGGCCTCACGTCAGCAAGCATGGCCTCGATGTCGCCCCGGATCTGCGCGCGCGCCTCCGCGATCACGCTTTCGAGCGTGCTTGAGATGCCGCGGGCATCCTCCGCGGCCCGGCCGGCGACATCGGCCATCTCCCGGCTCTCGCCTGCGGAGTGCTCGGCGCGGGCGGCGTACTCCTCCATCGCGCGCATCGCCTCTCGGGCGAAGTTCTCGGCGGCGTGGGCGAACTGCTGGTAAGTGGCGCTTACGCTTGCCACCAGGGCGCGCATTGCCTGCTGAAGTGCGCCACCGCCCATCTCCGCCTCCACCGGCTCGAGTGCCCGGATCTCGGGTCGCCGGTCTTCCCTGGAGTCATCGTAGTCATACGCCGATCCGGCCTGCACCATCTGAACCGCTCCATGCCCAATTTGATGCCGTCCTTCCGGAAAGGACGCGGCCTTCCTCGAAAGAGGGACAACTAAATATCGGCGCGGGCGAGGCGCTGGTTTAGGCGCCGGCTAGGGCCTTGGGGTCGGGGAAGGCGGCGTCCGGGTGGGCGTGCTCGTTGGCGTCGCCGTCGGTGACGCCTCGTGCTCTACCGAGTCGAGGATGCGGGTGAGGATCAGCGCCCTCTCGCCTCCGGCAACCGCTACGAGGTCGGGGACGAGCATGCGGTCGCCCCGGTCGGAGCGGAGCAGGACCAGGACGCCGTCGATCAGGGCCTGGATCTCGCCGCTGCGGACGTTGATGTTCAGGCTGACGCCGCTGCCGCTGACGAAGAGGCGGTTGGTGTCCATTTGCGCCAGTCCATCCGCGCCGAAGCTCACGCCGCTGA encodes:
- a CDS encoding diguanylate cyclase; translated protein: MAQASLRKRLLLQFAVVALWSLAVGVSALSAEDPDGMLIRVGMVLVTVGAAMWLPPAIALAVVPVVWAGPNYARAQLGDYVLFEKLMWMELAGLVALAAAAMLTRRQLSVLEKESLALNGHFALQSEVDEETGVYQERLLAESIERELVRSRRFGREFAVMLAGVDSRRAKFDYRADDKWQLGLKATASVLLNTRHNIDRVYRYGDRGFALLLPETGPKDITGLVRRLARTAKKANPPEGEPGGPLPLHFGVTFFPHCATTVEDLLRRAEVALRLAERSPTRLQIDGAEAPDLPAPELLRKGEGEDEEEALVGALAGKWLGAEAPEEEQPGVWLSTPAATRGPAAAPNSGPQGGADATAGAVGDLLKRLDETLGMIRSLKAGGSEAA